A genomic window from Lotus japonicus ecotype B-129 chromosome 1, LjGifu_v1.2 includes:
- the LOC130730423 gene encoding uncharacterized protein LOC130730423 translates to MRILAWNCRGLGNPGAVQAVKLLISSEVPDVVFLSETRKSVTKMFSMRRSLGLPNLFPIGCAGNGRSRSGGVCLLWNDDTNVKITHGSLNHILCMAKHFQSRSQMHILAIYGFSEAQHKLRTWELIQRLKPPDTTPWVCVWDFNDVLSPSDKLGGDPVNVAHLQLIDQALQDCGLQDVGYSGYQFTWSNKRSIPNLIEERLDYALMNDSWKALWPVMEVFHLTRLSSDHNPILVSCGSTKREVFRKQKRLFRFEEVRLHDSEECAEIVAEVWSNGFQDVNSKITNVGKSLQLWGRLKFGAIPKKVSDLKVKLQNLQRSTQTDEVVAAIRSTEAELESLLK, encoded by the coding sequence ATGAGGATTTTAGCTTGGAACTGCCGAGGGCTTGGGAACCCGGGGGCAGTTCAAGCCGTGAAACTGCTtatttcttcagaagttcccGACGTGGTTTTCCTTTCGGAGACTCGTAAATCAGTTACGAAGATGTTTTCTATGAGGCGCTCTCTTGGCCTCCCTAATTTATTTCCTATTGGTTGTGCAGGTAATGGTAGATCACGATCAGGAGGAGTTTGTTTACTGTGGAATGATGATACTAATGTGAAGATAACCCATGGGTCCTTAAATCATATTCTTTGTATGGCGAAGCACTTTCAATCCCGAAGTCAGATGCATATTCTTGCAATATATGGGTTCTCAGAGGCGCAGCATAAGTTGCGCACTTGGGAACTAATTCAGAGGCTGAAGCCACCTGATACTACGCCTTGGGTGTGTGTTTGGGATTTTAATGATGTCTTAAGTCCTTCAGACAAGCTGGGTGGTGACCCAGTTAATGTGGCCCATTTACAGTTAATTGATCAGGCGCTACAGGATTGTGGCCTTCAGGATGTTGGGTATTCAGGTTACCAATTCACTTGGTCTAATAAGAGAAGTATTCCTAATTTGATTGAGGAGCGCTTGGATTATGCTCTGATGAATGATAGTTGGAAGGCCCTGTGGCCTGTTATGGAGGTGTTTCACTTAACCCGTCTCAGTTCAGATCATAACCCTATCTTGGTGTCGTGTGGATCCACTAAGCGGGAAGTTTTCAGAAAGCAGAAGAGATTGTTTAGGTTTGAAGAGGTACGACTTCATGACAGTGAGGAGTGTGCAGAGATAGTGGCCGAGGTATGGTCGAATGGTTTTCAGGATGTAAACAGTAAGATAACAAATGTGGGGAAATCTCTTCAGCTGTGGGGGCGTTTGAAGTTTGGTGCCATTCCCAAGAAGGTTTCAGATTTGAAAGTGAAGCTTCAGAACCTGCAAAGGAGTACCCAAACAGATGAGGTGGTGGCAGCTATTAGGAGTACAGAGGCTGAGTTAGAATCTTTATTGAAGTAG
- the LOC130730456 gene encoding uncharacterized protein LOC130730456, with amino-acid sequence MTESFFFGESQLIHAAGLENDNPEEQPSLAEPPIISIDVSHLYHTDQRFPLKDDLMKWVRDISMANNFVLVTTKSDSGAKGRKEYVILGCEKHGAYIPYREPDLVEGTSTQKTGCPFRLKGRRTKDDKGWWLKVMDGRHIHLAAESLVGHNYAGRLNSEAKEDVINQAKTWVPPRKMLASLKEKDPSNLTTIQQIYGVCKRFRQSVRGSLTEIQYLLKKLDGEKYVHFERNEPGSEVIRDIFWAHPNAVKLFNTFPYVVIMDCTYKTSKYKLPLLEIVGLTSTDKTYSIAFCYIGSETTEDYIWALECMKSLISDQSKLPRVIVTDRDLALLSAASQSLPTTTHLLCLWHINNCVLAKCKEYVGTDDFAQEVMDKWAELVDAPTVPEFEAHWIELFNMCKHKHKLKFATYCSTTWLVHKQKFAKAWTNHVMHFGTTTSNRAEGAHASLKLMLRNSKGDLATSWDASHSLTTNRHTEIVASFERSMNKIDHLFKTPFYTNIRGFVSIKCLKLIDAELTRMRACGGRCDCLLRDTHGLPCGCQLADYERIPYEAIHPFWKSLSWEHVPVADTGSSDICGLNHGEMHPEVEALTRYFHSLDTGGQSMVRRKLQAIYCPERSTLCTPELRIKSNRTPRLKESKQPKGRAIGSLTRDPSAFELTDKKIKEEKKSSQPAKRKKRVKKSDTSHFMCNFPAFLHPYIGTITDVEDDGNCGYRSIAALMGHSAGQDGWPWVRATLIQELETNVVMYNRMWGTDVVYGLHNRLTLPIGDLATPDKWFQLPEMGYLVATKYQLVLVSLSSMGCNTYFPLIGAGPRDEHSVIAIGHVINHWVQLQLTPGHPMPTIAPQWEWHSDLASKYWRNLYGPRLGMYDAQFQAWLGAFSGHADYVDITTD; translated from the exons atgacagagtcctttttctttggtgaatcacaattgatacatgctgctggattggaaaatgataatccagaggagcaaccatcactagctgaacctccgattatatctatagatgtctctcatttgtatcatactgatcag cgtttccctttgaaagatgatcttatgaaatgggttcgcgacatttctatggcaaataattttgttttggtgacaacaaagtctgatagtggtgcgaagggaagaaaagaatatgtcattctggggtgtgagaagcatggtgcgtatattccctacagagaaccggatcttgttgaaggaacgtcaacacaaaagacaggttgtccttttaggctaaaaggacgacgtacgaaagatgataaaggttggtggttgaaggtgatggacggtagacacatccatctcgcagctgagtcactagttggccacaattacgctggtagactgaatagtgaggcgaaggaggacgtgataaatcaggctaagacttgggttccacctagaaagatgttggcgtccttgaaggaaaaagatccttcaaacttgactaccatccaacaaatttatggtgtttgcaagcggttcagacaatccgttcgtgggtcactgacagagatacaatacttgctgaagaagttggacggtgagaagtatgttcacttcgaacgaaatgaacccggatcggaagtgattagagatatattttgggctcatccgaatgccgtcaaacttttcaacacattcccatatgtagtgatcatggattgcacatacaagaccagcaaatacaaactacccttgctcgagattgttggcctgacctccacggataaaacatactcaatagcattctgttacattggcagtgagaccacagaggactacatttgggcattggagtgtatgaagtctctgatTTCCGACCAATCCAAGTTGCCTAGAGTGATTGTGACGGACAGAGATCTTgctttattgagtgctgcttcacaaagccttcccaccaccacccatttactatgcttgtggcacatcaacaattgtgttttggcaaagtgcaaagagtatgttggcacggatgattttgctcaagaggttatggacaagtgggccgaattggtagatgctccaacagttccagaatttgaagctcattggattgaattgtttaacatgtgcaagcataaacacaagttgaaatttgccacttattgttctactacatggttggtccacaagcagaaatttgccaaggcatggacaaatcatgtgatgcattttggaacaacaacaagtaacag ggctgaaggtgcacatgccagcttgaagttgatgttgcggaacagtaagggtgacctggccacatcatgggatgcgtcgcatagtttgaccaccaatcgccacactgagatagtagcatcgtttgagcgcagtatgaataaaattgatcaccttttcaagacccctttctacacaaatattagGGGATTTGTGTCAATCAAATGCCTGAAACTCATTGATGCTGAACTGACAAGAATGCGAGCCTGCGGCGGCAGATGCGATTGCTTATTGAGAGatactcatggactaccttgcggttgtcaacttgcag attatgagaggattccgtacgaggccattcatccattctggaagagcctaagttgggagcatgtacctgttgcagatactggcagctcagatatttgcggactaaaccatggagagatgcacccagaagttgaggcactgacacgttatttccattctttggatactggagggcagagtatggtaaggaggaagcttcaagcgatATATTGTCCTGAAAGGAGTACACTATGTACTCCTGAGCTTCGGATAAAGTCCAACCGCACTCCTAGGTTGAAAGAGAGCAAACAACCCAAGGGtcgagcaataggatccttgactcgtgatccttcagcgtttgaacttacagacaagaagattaaagaggaaaagaagtcttcacaaccagcaaagaggaagaagcgtgtgaagaagtctgatacaagccatttcatgtgtaactttccagcctttctccatccatatattggcacaattacagatgttgaggatgatggtaactgtggctatagatccATTGCTGCATTAATGGGGCATTCCGCCGGTCAGGACGGTTGGCCTTGGGTTAGGGCTACATTGATACAAGAACTTGAGACCAATGTGGTAATGTATAATAGGATGTGGGGCACAGATGTTGTTTATGGCTTACATAATCGTCTCACTCTTCCTATTGGTGACCTGGCCACCCCTGACAAATGGTttcaactgccagagatgggataccttgttgcCACAAAGTACCAATTGGTTCTCGTATCCTTATCCTCTATGGGTTGTAACACATACTTTCCACTGATAGGAGCCGGCCCACGAGATGAGCATTCTGTTATAGCTATTGGACATGTGATAAATCACTGGGTACAA CTCCAATTAACTcctggacatcctatgccgaCTATTGCTCCCCAGTGGGAATGGCACAGTGATCTTGCCTCCAAATACTGGCGCAACCTATATGGTCCACGTTTAGGCATGTATGATGCACAATTCCAAGCTTGGCTTGGTGCTTTTAGTGGTCATGCGGACTATGTGGACATCACCACAGATTGA
- the LOC130734188 gene encoding serine carboxypeptidase-like 40: MGTVLLSFFLFLSLFALEISANKQIQALTNLHKISQIDRSDFEVHELVQQDAFVPQQEGSKEEDRIVSLPGQPQVSFAQYGGYVTVDPLAGSAYYYYFVEAHGSSTDSFPLLLWLNGGPGCSSLGYGALQELGPFRANSDGKTLFRNPYSWNKVANVLFLESPAGVGFSYSNRSSEYSANGDRKTARTNYVFLINWLKRFPEYKNRDFYIAGESYAGHYVPQLAYTIMHHNKLANNTIINLKGILIGNAVIDDETHTRGFYDYLASHAIISSKAAHDMHKFCHVTANQTVTRECKAVTSEAFENLAHIDIYNISAPLCKNHNLTALPKKTSVVIDPCSELYVHAYLNRGDVQEALHANVTKLQHDWEGCSEVILKWSDSPSKVLPILQDLSDHGLRVWIFSGDTDGVVPFTSTMYAIGKMNLPIKTSWRPWFAYGEVGGYTEVYKGDMIFATVREAGHQVPSYQPARALVLIKSFLDGTPLPSPGTNA, translated from the exons atggGAACTGTTCTTCTAtccttcttcctttttctctcaCTGTTTGCACTGGAAATCAGTGCAAACAAGCAAATCCAAGCACTCACCAATCTTCACAAAATTTCACAAATTGATAGGAGTGACTTCGAGGTTCATGAGCTTGTCCAGCAAGATGCCTTTGTTCCACAACAAGAAGGCTCAAAGGAGGAAGATAGGATTGTGAGCCTTCCGGGACAGCCCCAAGTGAGTTTTGCTCAGTATGGAGGCTATGTCACAGTGGATCCATTGGCTGGGAGTGCCTACTACTACTACTTTGTTGAAGCTCATGGTTCGTCTACAGACTCATTTCCTCTCCTTCTTTGGCTCAATGGAG GTCCTGGATGCTCATCTCTAGGCTATGGAGCATTGCAAGAACTTGGACCTTTTAGAGCAAACAGTGATGGAAAAACACTATTCAGAAACCCCTACTCATGGAACAAGG TTGCAAATGTCTTGTTCTTGGAGTCACCTGCTGGAGTGGGATTTTCATATTCAAACAGATCATCAGAATATTCAGCCAATGGAGATAGGAAAACAGCAAGGACTAACTATGTGTTTTTGATCAACTGGTTGAAGAGGTTTCCTGAATACAAGAATAGAGATTTCTATATTGCTGGGGAGAGCTATGCAGGGCATTATGTTCCTCAACTTGCATATACCATTATGCATCATAACAAATTGGCAAACAATACAATCATTAATTTAAAAGGGATATTG ATTGGGAATGCAGTGATTGATGATGAAACTCACACTCGAGGATTTTATGATTATCTGGCTAGTCATGCAATCATATCAAGCAAAGCAGCACATGACATGCACAAATTTTGTCATGTCACAGCTAATCAAACAGTTACAAGGGAATGCAAAGCAGTTACTAGTGAAGCTTTTGAGAATCTTGCACACATTGATATATACAACATTTCTGCTCCACTTTGCAAAAATCACAATCTCACTGCCTTGCCCAAGAAGACATCT GTTGTGATTGACCCATGTAGTGAGCTGTATGTGCATGCATATCTAAACAGAGGGGATGTTCAAGAGGCCCTCCATGCCAATGTCACCAAGCTCCAGCATGATTGGGAAGGCTGCAGTGAAGTCATTTTAAAGTGGAGTGATAGCCCTTCAAAAGTTCTTCCCATTTTACAAGATCTCTCTGATCATGGCCTTAGAGTTTGGATTTTCAG TGGTGACACAGATGGAGTGGTTCCTTTCACTTCAACTATGTATGCAATTGGAAAGATGAATCTTCCAATTAAAACTTCTTGGCGCCCTTGGTTTGCCTACGGAGAG GTTGGTGGCTATACTGAAGTGTATAAGGGAGACATGATATTTGCTACAGTGAGGGAAGCAGGGCATCAAGTGCCAAGTTACCAACCAGCAAGAGCCCTTGTTTTGATCAAAAGTTTCTTAGATGGCACTCCTCTTCCAAGTCCTGGAACAAATGCCTAG
- the LOC130730464 gene encoding protein MAINTENANCE OF MERISTEMS-like: protein MKGGRKRSRHASTSEDPADRHERLHASTRRGDHIAATQAVEASAPSPSPSATPVEAPLATPAPSATPVGAPSATPAPSATRAPAELDPAPLSPMAELPRSRFYTPGRGERDEVAALCAQLLGGSVAAYLAEFEAAGGQNIRFITLKTMYTSAMDGGRYEDAARIWLVNQLGATLFASKSGGYHTTVYWIGMLEDLGRVSEYAWGAIALASLYEQLSRASRRKTTQIGGFTSLVLSWAYEYISSSVIIRTEVPGYTQDQPRAQRWSTSRIAHSGLDERRVMLDELTVDDITWTPFEDHRDVRPRDPRALYSGNIRTPYGRSVSRHLPERVMRQFGFIQDIPRHPSEIQTTGSLAETTDAAYAEFEPHLRPQGIPATYPGEAVEGYMRWYSRVSHVFIIPEDRREELSAVSAIRRGVELLEQSLEVPGALAPGTQPRILTERALDLFRRSSFIGTQGVAFSAIRGAAAAGGRARGEEWLGLVVESNVRVGGGG from the exons atgaagggcgggagGAAGAGGTCACGACATGCTTCTACTAGTGAGGATCCAGCGGATCGACACGagcgcttgcatgcttctacCAGGCGCGGCGACCATATTGCAGCCACTCAGGCggtagaggcttcagctccGTCTCCATCCCCATCTGCTACTCCGGTCGAGGCTCCGTTAGCTACCCCGGCTCCATCTGCTACTCCGGTCGGGGCTCCGTCAGCTACCCCCGCTCCGTCTGCTACTAGGGCTCCGGCTGAGCTGGACCCTGCTCCGTTGTCTCCGATGGCTGAGTTACCTC ggtcgaggttctacactCCAGGCAGAGGGGAGCGAGACGAGGTTGCAGCGCTCTGCGCCCAGCtcctgggaggatctgttgctgCTTATCTGGCTGAGTTTGAGGCGGCGGGTGGCCAGAACATTCGGTTcattactctgaagaccatgtacacgtctgctatggatg ggggacgctatgaggatgctgctaggatctggctggtgaaccagcttggtGCCACCCTCTTTGCCAGCAAGAGTGGTGGTTACCACACTACTGTCTACTGGATCGGGATGCTTGAGGACCTCGGTCGCGTGTCGGAGTACGCGTGGGGTGCGATTGCGCTGGCTTCGTTGTACGAACAACTGAGTCGTGCATCCCGCAGGAAGACAACGCAGATCGGTGGGTTCACCTCCCTCGTGCTGTCATGGGCGTATGAGTACATATCCAGCAGCGTCATTATCAGGACGGAGGTCCCCGGCTAcacacaggaccagcctagggcgcagcggtggtccacgtctcggatcgcgcattccggactcgatgagagacgagtcatgctcgatgagcttacAGTGGATGATATCACATGGACCCCTTTTGAGGACCATCGAGATGTTCGACCGCGGGATCCCAGGGCCCTCTATTCCGGCAACATCCGGACACCTTACGGCCGGTCTGTGAGCCGACATCTACCAGAGCGGgttatgcgccagtttggcttcatacaggacatccctcgacacccctctgagatccagacgacggggtcccttgctgagaccacagatgctgcctatgctgagtttgaaccgcacctccgccctcaggggatacctgctacatatccgggagaggcggtggagggttacatgaggtggtatagcagagtgtcacatgtgttcatcatccctgaggataggagggaggagcttagtgccgtg tctgccatacgtaggggtgtggagttgttggagcagtccCTGGAGGTGCCAGGTGCTCTTGCTCCAGGGACACAGCCCCGGATCCTCACGGAGAGGGCGCTCGATCTCTTTCGACGGAGTTCCTTCATTGGTACCCAGGGAGTTGCCTTTTCTGCTATTCGAGGAGCCGCAGCTgcgggaggcagagctcgtggag AAGAGTGGTTGGGGCTGGTGGTTGAGAGTAATGTcagggttggtggtggagggtaa